In Mytilus edulis chromosome 7, xbMytEdul2.2, whole genome shotgun sequence, a single genomic region encodes these proteins:
- the LOC139482363 gene encoding uncharacterized protein: protein MEPDIEDRFEEEILRIAETDEHFLTYKTYARNLKDKCFIKTKFHNHFLEVLKAVRKGGFQKERIVGISGIGKSSSLMYYILSCRKNGDGGIHYVDLSVIQKRDKNLEKFSQYIASVKNGDCLVIDHVTLFNGKLVEKIEELASFVKIIVIESGNTACVRTTNLDFNKDFQLDLNDFEKIWNGMLSVKRTDFPSRHELLDCLLKLGDKVYHELKDKFIVTPRLLQDTFDEMFIFGKKIHEISYCAEIKLREEIAMFKDELKTTYCETFLLDTKLLLDCLDGQGKSIVCTLSQFSDFKVAINIFDVRMLEVTKHDFEDNCKFYELELEEGDRYVTISHLVPFISRHWIEKFPFKLEEVFNREDANRILDFSLQNGSLRNMFKDCLVNCQVKNNFVIIPDQPKFFDTISSEDLGSHENILCDSVMKPRKLYCLRPKSEVLKDTIIQEKYKGHLENVCRAAVYVKREIENCNDQSVIIYPSVTNFMGFDYFLYTQPSMSDSESSDESSSSPPSKKSKNRGMLFLVQVATGSSHTGITMNRTLSVFKDIIDEVTLHVVVLIATKQSDTFTFTGNYIFKDISIVNIGAQHILNSLQNYDEKFHSLLEALVRTSAVSSS, encoded by the coding sequence gaACCAGACATAGAGGACAGATTTGAGGAAGAGATTCTGAGAATTGCAGAGACAGATGAACATTTTCTGACGTATAAAACATATGCAAggaatttaaaagacaaatgttttatcaaaacCAAATTCCATAATCATTTTTTGGAAGTTTTAAAAGCTGTAAGAAAAGGTGGTTTTCAAAAAGAAAGAATTGTAGGGATATCAGGCATTGGAAAATCTTCATCTTTGATGTATTACATTCTTAGTTGTAGAAAAAATGGAGATGGAGGCATTCATTATGTTGACTTGAGTGTTATTCAAAAGAGGGATAAGAATTTAGAAAAGTTCTCTCAATATATTGCCAGTGTTAAAAATGGTGATTGTTTGGTCATTGATCATGTGACTTTATTTAACGGAAAGTTAGTCGAAAAAATTGAAGAACTCGCatcttttgtaaaaataatagtaATAGAATCTGGAAACACTGCATGTGTTCGTACAACTAACCTTGACTTCAATAAGGACTTTCAACTAGATCTAAATGACTTTGAAAAGATTTGGAACGGAATGTTGTCAGTTAAACGTACAGATTTCCCAAGTCGGCATGAATTACTTGACTGTTTACTCAAATTAGGTGATAAGGTATATCATGAGTTGAAGGATAAATTCATAGTTACACCAAGATTATTACAAGACACATTTGATGAAATGTTCATATTTGgtaaaaaaattcatgaaatttcgTACTGTGCAGAAATAAAATTAAGAGAAGAGATTGCAATGTTTAAAGATGAATTGAAAACGACTTATTGCGAAACTTTTTTACTTGATACTAAACTACTTTTGGACTGCCTAGATGGGCAGGGTAAAAGCATTGTTTGTACACTTTCTCAGTTTTCTGATTTTAAGGTAGCTATTAATATATTTGACGTTAGAATGCTTGAAGTAACCAAGCACGATTTTGAGGATAATTGCAAATTTTACGAGCTTGAGCTGGAAGAAGGGGATCGATATGTAACTATCAGCCATTTAGTGCCCTTTATTAGTCGACATTGGATAGAAAAGTTCCCTTTCAAGTTAGAAGAGGTATTTAACCGTGAAGATGCAAATAGAATTTTAGATTTTAGTCTACAAAATGGTAGTTTGAGAAATATGTTCAAGGATTGTCTTGTAAATTGTCaagtgaaaaataattttgttataattcCAGATCAGCCTAAATTTTTTGATACAATTAGTTCAGAAGATTTAGGTTCACATGAGAATATTCTGTGTGATAGCGTCATGAAGCCCAGAAAGTTGTACTGCTTAAGACCAAAAAGTgaagttttaaaagatacaattaTACAGGAGAAATATAAAGGTCATTTAGAAAATGTGTGCAGAGCTGCAGTTTATGTGAAAAGAGAAATAGAAAACTGTAATGATCAGTCCGTCATTATTTATCCTAGTGTCACAAACTTTATGGGCTTTGATTATTTTCTATACACTCAGCCTTCTATGTCTGATTCTGAAAGTAGTGATGAATCCAGTAGCAGTCCACCATCAAAGAAATCTAAAAATAGAGGGATGCTATTTTTAGTACAAGTTGCAACAGGATCCTCACACACTGGAATTACAATGAACCGAACATTGTCAGTCTTTAAAGACATCATAGATGAAGTGACACTCCATGTGGTAGTTCTTATCGCGACAAAACAAAGTGATACATTTACTTTTACAggaaattacatttttaaagacatTTCCATTGTCAACATAGGTGCTCAGCACATACTAAATTCATTGCAGAATTATGATGAAAAATTTCATAGTCTGTTAGAAGCACTTGTAAGAACCTCGGCTGTTTCAAGCAGTTAA
- the LOC139482364 gene encoding tetraspanin-9-like, with translation MNGIKCMKTTFAICNILFFIMGIAAMCIGIYLKVSRSDFVEILQSKEFETSSALLISAGIIVIVVALVGFIGAWMNNQCMLGLYFIFVIVIFAMELAAGIIAFIYRKDIEVVIRRELLEGVKKDETRSAWDKLQEKYLCCGVNNYTDWYGVYDIHNYNTLPDSCCGYTGCGQSGGVVAYRISCYEDAKEWIIDNFYLIGAAGVAIGVLQLLLVIVSLALICFIRKEKSYKDYRRRSAGNFGSGIQKL, from the exons ATGAATGGTATTAAATGTATGAAGACAACCTTTGCAATATGCAATATACTATTCTTT ATAATGGGCATAGCTGCAATGTGTATTGGGATATATTTGAAAGTGTCAAGATCAGATTTCGTTGAGATCCTACAAAGTAAAGAATTTGAGACATCCTCAGCATTGTTGATATCTGCTGGTATCATTGTAATAGTTGTGGCCCTTGTCGGTTTTATAGGAGCATGGATGAATAACCAGTGCATGCTGGGACTG tattttattttcgtAATCGTTATTTTTGCCATGGAATTAGCCGCAGGAATAATAGCTTTCATATACAGAAAAGAT ATTGAAGTAGTTATTAGGAGAGAGTTATTAGAAGGTGTGAAGAAAGATGAAACTAGAAGTGCATGGGACAAATTACAAGAAAAG TACTTATGTTGTGGAGTAAACAATTACACTGACTGGTATGGAGTATATGATATCCATAATTACAATACTTTACCAGACTCGTGTTGTGGTTACACAGGATGTGGACAGTCTGGTGGTGTGGTGGCATATCGTATT AGTTGTTATGAAGATGCAAAAGAATGGATTATAGACAATTTCTACCTGATCGGAGCTGCAGGAGTAGCTATAGGTGTACTACAG ttattaCTAGTGATTGTCTCCCTTGCCCTTATTTGCTTTATTCGAAAGGAAAAGAGTTACAAGGATTACAGAAGACGTTCTGCTGGGAACTTTGGTAGTGGAATTCAAAAGTTGTGA